A genome region from Dolichospermum compactum NIES-806 includes the following:
- the rpoB gene encoding DNA-directed RNA polymerase subunit beta has product MTNDDKYMESAFLLPDLIEIQRSSFRWFLEEGLIEELNSFSPITDYTGKLELHFLGNNYKLKEPKYSVEESKRRDSTYAVQMYVPTRLLNKETGDIKEQEVFIGDLPLMTDRGTFIINGAERVIVNQIVRSPGVYYKSEIDKNGRRTYSASLIPNRGAWLKFETDRNDLVWVRIDKTRKLSAQVLLKALGLSDNEIFDALRHPEYFQKTIEKEGQFSEEEALMELYRKLRPGEPPTVLGGQQLLDSRFFDPKRYDLGKVGRYKLNKKLRLSAPDTMRVLTPGDILAAIDYLINLEYDIGSIDDIDHLGNRRVRSVGELLQNQVRVGLNRLERIIRERMTVSDAEVLTPASLVNPKPLVAAIKEFFGSSQLSQFMDQTNPLAELTHKRRLSALGPGGLTRERAGFAVRDIHPSHYGRICPIETPEGPNAGLIGSLATHARVNLYGFLETPFRPVENGKVLFDVPPVYMTADEEDDLRTATGDVPLDENGYIKGPQVPVRYRQDWTTTGPEQVDYVAVSPVQIVSVATSMIPFLEHDDANRALMGSNMQRQAVPLLKPERPLVGTGLEAQAARDSGMVIVSRTDGDVVYVDATEIRVRASGQLSAASGSQVIEKGQELKYKLSKYQRSNQDTCLNQKPLVRIGEKVVAGQVLADGSSTEGGELALGQNIVVAYMPWEGYNYEDAILISERLVQEDIYTSIHIEKYEIEARQTKLGPEEITREIPNVGEDALRQLDEQGIIRIGAWVDAGDILVGKVTPKGESDQPPEEKLLRAIFGEKARDVRDNSLRVPNGEKGRVVDVRLFTREQGDELPPGANMVVRVYVAQKRKIQVGDKMAGRHGNKGIISRILPAEDMPYLADGSPVDIVLNPLGVPSRMNVGQVFECLLGWAGHNLGVRFKITPFDEMYGEETSRRLVHGKLQEARDETAKDWVYNPDNAGKIMVYDGRTGEPFDRAITVGVAYMLKLVHLVDDKIHARSTGPYSLVTQQPLGGKAQQGGQRFGEMEVWALEAFGAAYTLQELLTVKSDDMQGRNEALNAIVKGKAIPRPGTPESFKVLMRELQSLGLDIAVHKVETQADGSSLDVEVDLMADQAARRTPPRPTYESLSRESLEGDD; this is encoded by the coding sequence ATGACTAACGACGACAAATACATGGAATCCGCCTTTCTGTTACCAGACTTGATCGAAATTCAGCGTTCTAGCTTTCGTTGGTTTCTAGAAGAAGGGCTAATAGAAGAACTGAATTCTTTTAGTCCAATCACAGACTACACTGGCAAATTAGAACTGCACTTTTTAGGTAATAACTATAAACTCAAAGAACCTAAATACAGCGTTGAAGAATCCAAGCGGAGAGACAGCACCTATGCAGTGCAAATGTATGTTCCTACCCGTCTACTGAACAAAGAAACAGGAGACATTAAAGAACAAGAAGTATTTATTGGTGATCTGCCCTTGATGACAGATAGAGGCACATTTATCATTAATGGAGCCGAGCGCGTCATTGTGAATCAGATTGTGCGATCGCCTGGAGTTTACTATAAATCAGAAATTGATAAAAACGGAAGACGTACCTATTCCGCCAGCTTAATTCCTAACCGGGGCGCATGGCTCAAATTTGAAACAGATCGTAATGACTTAGTTTGGGTACGGATAGATAAAACCCGGAAACTATCAGCCCAAGTACTTCTGAAAGCACTGGGATTATCCGACAACGAAATTTTTGATGCCCTGCGCCATCCAGAATACTTCCAAAAAACCATCGAAAAAGAAGGGCAATTTTCCGAAGAAGAAGCCCTAATGGAATTATATCGAAAACTTCGTCCCGGTGAACCACCTACAGTTTTAGGTGGACAACAGCTTTTAGACTCCCGCTTCTTTGATCCTAAACGCTATGACCTGGGAAAAGTCGGTCGTTATAAACTTAACAAAAAACTGCGTCTTTCTGCCCCCGACACCATGCGCGTCCTCACCCCTGGGGACATTCTCGCCGCCATTGACTACCTGATTAACCTAGAATACGACATCGGTAGTATTGATGACATTGATCATCTCGGAAATCGCCGAGTCAGAAGCGTTGGTGAATTACTGCAAAACCAAGTCAGAGTAGGGTTAAACCGCTTAGAAAGAATTATTCGAGAACGGATGACAGTATCCGATGCCGAAGTTCTCACCCCCGCATCCCTAGTTAACCCCAAACCCTTAGTCGCAGCTATCAAAGAATTCTTTGGTTCGAGCCAACTAAGTCAGTTCATGGATCAAACCAACCCCCTAGCGGAATTGACCCATAAACGCCGCCTCAGTGCCTTGGGTCCAGGTGGTCTCACCAGAGAAAGAGCCGGGTTTGCAGTTCGAGATATTCACCCCAGCCACTACGGACGGATTTGTCCCATCGAAACACCAGAAGGACCAAACGCCGGACTCATTGGTTCATTAGCCACCCATGCCCGTGTTAACCTCTACGGTTTTCTAGAAACACCCTTTAGACCAGTAGAAAACGGCAAAGTCTTATTTGACGTTCCGCCCGTCTACATGACAGCAGACGAAGAAGACGACCTCCGCACAGCCACCGGTGACGTTCCCCTAGATGAAAACGGTTACATCAAAGGACCCCAAGTCCCAGTTCGCTATCGCCAAGACTGGACAACCACCGGACCTGAACAAGTGGATTACGTAGCAGTTTCCCCAGTGCAGATAGTCTCAGTAGCTACTAGCATGATTCCCTTCTTGGAACATGATGACGCTAACCGGGCACTGATGGGTTCTAATATGCAACGCCAAGCTGTACCCCTGTTAAAACCAGAACGCCCCTTAGTGGGAACAGGTTTAGAAGCCCAAGCCGCGAGAGACTCCGGGATGGTCATAGTGTCCCGCACAGATGGCGATGTGGTGTATGTTGATGCCACAGAAATTCGTGTCCGTGCCAGCGGTCAACTATCCGCAGCTAGTGGTAGCCAAGTTATTGAAAAAGGCCAAGAACTTAAATACAAACTTTCTAAATACCAACGTTCTAACCAAGATACCTGTTTAAACCAAAAACCATTGGTGAGAATTGGTGAAAAAGTCGTTGCTGGTCAGGTATTGGCAGATGGTTCTTCCACAGAAGGGGGAGAACTGGCATTAGGACAAAATATCGTTGTCGCCTATATGCCTTGGGAAGGTTACAACTACGAGGATGCCATTCTCATTTCCGAGCGCTTGGTGCAAGAAGATATCTATACCTCTATTCACATTGAAAAATACGAAATCGAGGCACGACAAACCAAACTCGGGCCGGAGGAAATCACCAGAGAAATTCCCAACGTCGGAGAAGATGCCCTCAGACAATTAGATGAACAAGGGATTATTCGCATTGGGGCATGGGTAGATGCTGGAGATATTCTCGTGGGTAAAGTCACCCCCAAAGGTGAATCAGACCAACCCCCAGAAGAAAAACTACTCCGCGCCATCTTTGGTGAAAAAGCCCGCGATGTCCGCGACAACTCTCTGCGAGTTCCCAATGGTGAAAAAGGTCGGGTAGTTGATGTCCGGTTATTCACCCGTGAACAAGGTGATGAACTGCCACCTGGGGCAAATATGGTAGTCCGGGTTTATGTGGCTCAAAAGCGCAAAATCCAAGTTGGCGACAAAATGGCAGGGAGACATGGTAACAAAGGGATTATTTCCCGGATTTTGCCTGCTGAAGATATGCCCTATTTAGCCGATGGTTCACCAGTAGATATTGTTCTCAATCCCTTGGGTGTACCTAGCCGGATGAACGTCGGACAGGTGTTTGAATGTTTGCTGGGTTGGGCTGGTCATAATTTGGGAGTTAGGTTCAAAATTACTCCTTTTGACGAAATGTATGGGGAAGAAACTTCCCGGCGCTTAGTTCATGGCAAACTCCAAGAAGCCAGAGACGAAACTGCGAAGGATTGGGTCTATAACCCCGATAATGCGGGGAAAATCATGGTCTATGATGGTCGCACCGGCGAACCCTTTGACCGGGCGATTACTGTCGGTGTTGCCTATATGCTCAAACTCGTGCATTTAGTTGATGACAAGATTCACGCTCGTTCCACAGGTCCCTACTCTTTGGTGACTCAGCAACCGTTGGGTGGTAAGGCTCAACAGGGTGGGCAAAGATTTGGAGAAATGGAAGTATGGGCATTGGAGGCTTTCGGCGCTGCTTATACCTTGCAGGAGTTGTTAACAGTCAAGTCCGATGATATGCAGGGACGGAATGAGGCACTGAATGCGATCGTTAAAGGTAAGGCTATTCCCCGTCCGGGTACTCCTGAATCTTTCAAGGTATTGATGCGCGAGTTACAGTCTTTGGGCTTGGATATTGCGGTACATAAGGTAGAAACCCAAGCCGATGGTAGTTCTTTGGATGTGGAGGTAGACCTGATGGCCGACCAAGCCGCTCGACGGACACCACCTAGACCCACCTATGAGTCGCTTTCCCGTGAGTCTTTGGAAGGGGACGATTAG
- a CDS encoding DNA-directed RNA polymerase subunit gamma, whose protein sequence is MRSPQNNQFDYVKIGIASPERIRQWGERTLPNGQLVGEVTKPETINYRTLKPEMDGLFCERIFGPAKDWECHCGKYKRVRHRGIVCERCGVEVTESRVRRHRMGFIKLAAPVAHVWYLKGIPSYIAILLDMPLRDVEQIVYFNSYCVLAPGNADTLSYKQLLSEDQWLEIEDAIYSEDSQLEGVEVGIGAEALLRLLADINLEQEAETLREEIEKAKGQKRAKLIKRLRVIDNFIATGSHPEWMVMEIIPVIPPDLRPMVQLDGGRFATSDLNDLYRRVINRNNRLARLQEILAPEIIVRNEKRMLQEAVDALIDNGRRGRTVVGANNRPLKSLSDIIEGKQGRFRQNLLGKRVDYSGRSVIVVGPKLKIHQCGLPREMAIELFQPFVINRLIRSGMVNNIKAAKKLISRNDPSVWDVLEEVIEGHPVMLNRAPTLHRLGIQAFEPILVEGRAIQLHPLVCPAFNADFDGDQMAVHVPLSLESQAEARLLMLASNNILSPATGKPIVTPSQDMVLGAYYLTAENPNATKGAGKYFSSLDDVIMAYEAQQVELHAYIYVRFDGEIDSGEPDNEPLEIIEDKDAKGKLNSRTLIYKFRRVREDGQGNLISQYIYTTPGRAIYNKAIQEAIDA, encoded by the coding sequence ATGAGATCCCCCCAAAATAATCAATTTGACTACGTAAAAATTGGTATAGCATCGCCAGAGCGCATCCGCCAGTGGGGTGAGCGTACCTTGCCTAATGGACAACTCGTAGGTGAAGTTACCAAGCCAGAAACCATCAATTACCGCACTCTCAAACCAGAGATGGATGGTTTGTTTTGTGAAAGAATTTTTGGACCGGCTAAGGATTGGGAGTGCCATTGCGGTAAGTACAAGCGGGTGCGCCATAGAGGGATTGTGTGCGAGCGCTGTGGTGTAGAAGTGACAGAATCCCGCGTCCGTCGTCACAGGATGGGTTTTATTAAGTTGGCTGCCCCGGTGGCTCATGTTTGGTATCTCAAGGGGATTCCTAGCTATATTGCGATTCTCCTGGATATGCCGCTGCGGGATGTGGAGCAGATTGTTTATTTCAACTCTTACTGTGTTTTAGCACCTGGTAACGCGGATACTCTCAGTTACAAGCAACTGTTAAGTGAAGACCAGTGGCTAGAAATTGAGGATGCTATCTACAGTGAAGATTCCCAGTTAGAGGGTGTGGAAGTGGGCATTGGGGCTGAGGCTCTGTTGCGGCTGTTGGCGGATATTAATTTGGAGCAGGAGGCGGAAACCCTGCGGGAAGAAATTGAGAAAGCCAAGGGACAGAAACGGGCGAAGTTAATTAAACGGCTGCGGGTAATTGATAATTTCATCGCCACCGGTTCTCACCCAGAATGGATGGTAATGGAAATTATCCCCGTGATTCCCCCAGATTTGCGCCCGATGGTGCAGTTGGATGGGGGGCGGTTTGCGACAAGCGATTTGAATGATTTGTATCGCCGGGTAATTAATCGCAACAACCGTTTGGCTAGGCTTCAGGAAATTCTCGCCCCGGAGATTATTGTCCGTAACGAGAAACGGATGCTGCAAGAGGCTGTGGACGCTTTGATTGATAATGGTCGCCGGGGACGGACGGTGGTGGGGGCTAATAACCGCCCGCTGAAGTCGTTGTCGGACATTATTGAGGGCAAACAAGGACGGTTCCGACAAAACCTGTTGGGGAAACGGGTGGACTATTCAGGGCGATCAGTAATTGTGGTCGGTCCTAAGCTGAAGATTCACCAGTGTGGACTGCCGCGAGAAATGGCGATTGAGTTGTTCCAGCCCTTTGTGATCAATCGTTTGATTCGGTCGGGGATGGTGAATAATATCAAGGCGGCGAAGAAGCTGATTTCTCGTAATGATCCCAGTGTGTGGGATGTGTTGGAAGAGGTGATTGAGGGACATCCGGTGATGTTAAACCGAGCGCCGACGCTGCACCGTTTGGGGATTCAGGCTTTTGAACCGATTTTGGTGGAGGGGAGAGCGATTCAATTGCATCCTTTGGTATGTCCGGCCTTTAATGCTGACTTTGACGGTGACCAAATGGCGGTTCATGTGCCGTTGTCGTTGGAAAGTCAAGCTGAGGCGCGGTTGTTGATGTTGGCTTCTAATAATATTTTGTCACCGGCAACAGGTAAACCGATTGTCACTCCTAGCCAAGATATGGTCTTGGGGGCGTATTATCTGACGGCGGAAAACCCCAATGCGACGAAGGGGGCTGGTAAGTATTTCTCGTCTTTGGATGATGTAATTATGGCTTATGAGGCGCAGCAGGTGGAGCTTCATGCCTATATTTACGTGCGGTTTGATGGGGAAATTGATTCGGGTGAACCGGATAATGAACCTTTGGAAATCATTGAGGACAAGGATGCTAAGGGCAAACTCAACAGTCGAACCCTGATTTATAAGTTCCGCCGGGTGCGGGAAGATGGTCAAGGAAATTTGATTTCTCAGTACATTTATACGACTCCTGGCAGGGCGATTTATAACAAGGCGATTCAGGAAGCGATAGACGCTTAA
- a CDS encoding DNA-directed RNA polymerase subunit beta'' yields the protein MTKAVFRNLVVNKGKLRDLISWSFTHYGTARTAVMADKLKELGFRYATKAGVSISVDDLMIPPSKKELLEAAETEILATEERYQRGEITEVERFQKVIDTWNSTSEALKDEVVVHFKKTNPLNSVYMMAFSGARGNISQVRQLVGMRGLMADPQGEIIDLPIKTNFREGLTVTEYIISSYGARKGLVDTALRTADSGYLTRRLVDVSQDVIVREFDCGTNRGLTIGAMVEGNKTLIKLATRLMGRVVGEDVVHPETGEIIAPRNTPIDDDLAIAIQKAGVKKVTVRSPLTCEAARSVCQHCYGWSLAHAKMVDLGEAVGIIAAQSIGEPGTQLTMRTFHTGGVFTGEVAQQVRSQVSGTVKIPRKLQTRPYRTRHGEDALYVEANGTLTIEGDKKSGTGESQEIAVTQGSTLYIHNGQQVLADHLVAEVALGGRTTRTNTEKAVKDVASDLAGEVKFADVVAEQKTDRQGNTTVTASRGGLIWILSGDVYNLLPGAELVVKNGDAIATNGVLAETKLTTVHGGVVRLPEAIPGKATREIEIITASVVLDQAAVTIQSSQGRNNYLITTTNPSNGAISEFNLRATPGAKVQNGQVVAELIDDQYRTTTGGLLKFAEVEVQKKGKAKLGYEVVQGGTLLWIPEETHEVNKDISLLRVEDGQYVEAGTEVVQDIFCQTGGVVEVTQKNDILREVVIKPGELLMVDDPEAAIAHDNTFLQPGEELQGTVATELRYVQYVETPEGPGLLSRPVVEFAVPTNPDVPATTSVSQHTGRSIQLRAVQRIPYKDSERVKSVEGVELLRTQIVLEIEQDTEGEHGSSPLAADIELITDPEDPEIQRLQLVILESLVVRRDITADATQGSTQTNLEVVDGDTIEPGSVVARTKILCKEGGIVRGVQQGAETVRRCLVLRANDLVTVNTNVLPTVGKGDLVVEGSAIAPGVVAAESGQVVEVKAEGQGAGSKGEGTALSAAAYTITLRVGRPYRVSPGAVLQVEDGDLVQRGDNLVLLVFERAKTGDIIQGLPRIEELLEARKPKEACILARRPGEVKIVYGDGDEVTSITREAYAIKIVEANGTVTDYPLGPGQNLIVPDGAHIVAGQPMTDGPSNPHEILEIFFSLGSEDGVYACASHALQKVQTFLVNEVQMVYQSQGIDISDKHIEVIVRQMTNKVRIDDGGDTTMLPGELVELRQVEQVNEAMAITGGARAEYTPMLLGITKASLNTDSFISAASFQETTRVLTEAAIEGKSDWLRGLKENVIIGRLIPAGTGYNTYEEAGVIDDYVVDMGSGILDEVDDPLDMVLDDRTAKLYNLDAPGMGDGGFGSKIGERLLLDEDDLIADEINDLVIEEDDDFEEEEDDDDFDDE from the coding sequence ATGACTAAAGCAGTTTTTCGCAATCTGGTGGTGAACAAGGGTAAATTAAGAGACTTGATTTCCTGGTCTTTTACCCATTATGGAACGGCGCGGACGGCGGTGATGGCGGATAAACTCAAGGAGTTGGGTTTTCGCTACGCGACGAAAGCTGGTGTGTCTATTAGTGTGGATGATTTGATGATTCCTCCTTCTAAGAAGGAACTGCTGGAGGCGGCGGAGACGGAAATTTTGGCGACGGAGGAACGCTATCAACGGGGGGAAATTACCGAAGTTGAACGTTTCCAAAAGGTAATTGATACTTGGAATAGTACCTCAGAAGCGCTCAAGGATGAGGTGGTGGTGCATTTCAAAAAAACCAATCCCCTCAATTCTGTGTATATGATGGCTTTTTCCGGGGCGCGGGGGAATATTTCCCAGGTGCGGCAGTTGGTGGGGATGCGGGGTTTGATGGCAGATCCCCAGGGGGAAATTATAGATTTACCAATTAAGACCAATTTCCGTGAGGGGTTGACGGTTACTGAATATATTATTTCTAGTTATGGGGCGCGGAAGGGGCTGGTGGATACGGCGCTGCGGACTGCTGACTCAGGGTACTTAACCCGGCGGTTGGTAGATGTGTCCCAGGATGTGATTGTGCGGGAGTTTGACTGTGGGACTAATCGCGGTTTGACGATTGGGGCAATGGTGGAGGGTAACAAAACCCTGATTAAACTGGCGACACGGCTAATGGGTCGAGTGGTGGGTGAGGATGTGGTGCATCCAGAAACGGGGGAAATAATTGCCCCTCGGAATACCCCCATTGATGATGACTTGGCGATCGCAATCCAAAAAGCCGGAGTCAAAAAGGTGACTGTCCGCAGTCCTTTGACCTGTGAGGCGGCGCGGTCCGTGTGTCAGCACTGCTATGGCTGGAGTTTGGCTCATGCCAAGATGGTGGATCTCGGGGAAGCTGTGGGGATTATTGCCGCCCAAAGTATTGGCGAACCGGGGACACAGTTAACCATGCGGACATTCCACACTGGAGGTGTATTCACAGGGGAAGTAGCCCAACAGGTGAGATCGCAGGTGTCAGGAACAGTAAAAATTCCCCGCAAGTTACAAACCCGTCCCTATCGGACTCGGCATGGTGAAGATGCTTTGTATGTGGAAGCCAATGGGACTTTGACGATTGAGGGGGATAAAAAATCGGGAACGGGGGAAAGCCAAGAAATTGCCGTCACCCAAGGTTCAACTCTGTATATCCACAATGGTCAACAGGTACTAGCGGATCACTTGGTAGCTGAGGTGGCACTGGGGGGCAGAACTACCAGAACCAATACAGAAAAAGCAGTTAAGGATGTGGCTTCTGACTTGGCAGGTGAGGTGAAGTTTGCCGATGTGGTGGCCGAACAAAAAACCGACCGCCAGGGCAACACCACTGTCACAGCCTCCAGAGGGGGGTTGATTTGGATTCTGTCGGGGGATGTATATAATTTACTGCCTGGGGCAGAATTGGTGGTAAAAAATGGTGATGCGATCGCTACCAATGGAGTCTTAGCGGAAACCAAATTAACCACAGTTCATGGGGGTGTGGTGCGGTTGCCAGAAGCGATTCCGGGGAAAGCCACCAGAGAAATTGAGATTATTACCGCTTCCGTAGTGTTGGATCAGGCAGCAGTGACAATCCAGAGTTCCCAAGGACGTAATAATTACCTGATTACCACTACTAATCCCAGTAATGGCGCGATATCGGAGTTTAATTTGCGGGCGACTCCAGGGGCGAAGGTGCAAAATGGTCAGGTAGTAGCAGAATTGATTGATGACCAGTACCGGACAACCACCGGGGGCTTACTGAAGTTTGCCGAAGTGGAGGTACAGAAAAAAGGTAAAGCCAAATTGGGCTATGAGGTAGTCCAGGGGGGAACGCTGCTGTGGATACCGGAAGAAACCCATGAAGTAAATAAGGATATTTCCTTGTTACGGGTGGAAGATGGACAGTATGTGGAAGCGGGGACAGAAGTAGTCCAGGACATCTTCTGTCAAACCGGTGGGGTAGTGGAAGTTACCCAAAAGAACGACATTTTGCGAGAGGTCGTGATTAAGCCCGGTGAACTGTTGATGGTGGATGATCCAGAAGCAGCGATCGCCCATGACAATACTTTCTTGCAACCCGGTGAAGAACTGCAAGGGACTGTAGCCACAGAATTGCGCTATGTCCAGTATGTCGAAACTCCCGAAGGTCCAGGGCTGCTGAGTCGTCCAGTGGTGGAATTTGCTGTCCCCACCAACCCTGATGTGCCAGCGACAACTTCCGTTAGTCAACACACCGGGCGCTCGATTCAACTCCGGGCAGTACAACGGATTCCCTACAAGGATTCCGAACGGGTGAAGTCGGTGGAAGGTGTGGAACTGCTACGGACACAGATTGTCTTAGAAATTGAGCAGGACACGGAGGGAGAACATGGCAGTTCACCTTTGGCGGCGGACATTGAACTAATTACAGACCCAGAAGATCCAGAGATTCAAAGATTACAGTTGGTGATTTTAGAGTCTTTGGTAGTACGGCGCGACATTACTGCAGATGCCACCCAAGGCAGTACCCAAACTAATTTGGAAGTGGTGGATGGTGACACTATTGAGCCTGGGTCTGTAGTAGCCCGGACGAAGATCTTGTGTAAGGAAGGGGGCATAGTCCGGGGTGTGCAACAGGGGGCGGAAACAGTGCGCCGTTGTTTGGTATTGCGTGCCAATGATTTGGTGACGGTGAATACAAATGTGTTGCCAACTGTCGGTAAAGGTGATTTGGTAGTAGAAGGAAGTGCGATCGCTCCTGGTGTCGTGGCTGCTGAGTCGGGACAGGTGGTGGAAGTCAAGGCAGAGGGGCAGGGGGCAGGGAGCAAGGGAGAAGGCACTGCGTTGTCGGCTGCTGCTTACACCATTACTCTCCGCGTTGGTCGTCCTTACCGAGTCAGCCCGGGGGCGGTGTTACAGGTAGAAGATGGGGATTTGGTGCAACGGGGTGACAACTTGGTGTTGTTGGTATTTGAACGCGCCAAAACTGGGGACATTATTCAAGGTTTGCCCCGGATTGAGGAACTGCTAGAAGCCCGTAAACCCAAGGAAGCTTGTATTTTAGCCCGTCGTCCAGGGGAAGTGAAGATTGTCTATGGCGATGGGGATGAGGTGACATCCATCACCAGAGAAGCCTACGCCATTAAGATTGTCGAAGCCAATGGCACAGTGACAGACTATCCCCTCGGACCTGGACAAAACCTGATTGTTCCCGACGGGGCGCACATAGTAGCCGGACAACCAATGACCGATGGACCCTCCAACCCCCACGAGATTCTGGAAATATTCTTCAGTTTGGGGTCGGAGGATGGGGTCTATGCCTGTGCTTCCCACGCTTTGCAGAAGGTACAAACCTTTTTGGTGAACGAAGTGCAGATGGTGTACCAATCTCAAGGGATTGACATTTCTGACAAACACATTGAGGTAATTGTCCGGCAAATGACCAACAAAGTGCGGATTGATGACGGTGGGGACACCACCATGCTACCAGGGGAACTGGTGGAACTACGGCAGGTGGAACAGGTGAACGAAGCCATGGCCATTACTGGTGGGGCTAGGGCAGAATACACTCCCATGCTGTTGGGGATTACCAAGGCATCGTTGAACACCGACAGTTTCATTTCTGCTGCTTCCTTCCAAGAAACTACCAGAGTCTTAACAGAAGCCGCCATAGAGGGCAAATCCGACTGGCTGCGGGGACTGAAGGAAAACGTGATCATTGGGCGCTTGATTCCGGCGGGAACTGGCTACAATACCTACGAAGAAGCGGGGGTAATTGACGATTACGTAGTAGACATGGGCAGTGGCATCTTAGACGAAGTGGATGATCCATTGGACATGGTGCTAGATGACCGCACAGCGAAACTCTACAACCTGGATGCACCGGGTATGGGAGATGGCGGCTTTGGCAGCAAGATAGGAGAACGGCTACTCCTCGATGAGGATGATTTAATTGCTGATGAAATTAACGACCTGGTTATAGAAGAGGACGATGATTTCGAGGAAGAAGAGGATGATGATGATTTTGATGATGAATAA